Sequence from the Streptomyces sp. NBC_00358 genome:
AAGCGTGTCCACCTCCAGCAGGGCGCCGACTACTACGCCTCGCTGCGCACCGCCGCCGCCGTCGAGAAGGCCGAGGTCGCGGTCATCCTGATCGACGCGTCCGAGACCATCTCCGTGCAGGACCAGCGGATCGTCACCATGGCGGTCGACGCGGGCCGTGCCATCGTCCTCGCCTTCAACAAGTGGGACACCCTCGACGAGGAGCGCCGCTACTACCTGGAGCGGGAGATCGAGACCGAGCTCGCCCAGGTGGCCTGGGCGCCCCGGGTGAACGTCTCGGCCCGCACCGGCCGTCACATGGAGAAGCTCGTCCCGGCGATCGAGACGGCCCTGGACGGCTGGGAGACCCGTGTCCCGACCGGCCGCCTGAACGCCTTCCTGGGCGAGCTGGTCGCCGCCCACCCGCACCCGGTCCGCGGCGGCAAGCAGCCCCGCATCCTGTTCGGCACGCAGGCGGGCACCAAGCCGCCGCGGTTCGTGCTCTTCTCCTCCGGCTTCATCGAGCACGGCTACCGGCGCTTCATCGAGCGCCGACTGCGCGAGGAGTTCGGCTTCGCGGGCACGCCGATCCACATCTCGGTGCGGGTGCGCGAGAAGCGCGGCGCCAACAAGAAGAAGTAGCGCCCACGGGCAACGCGTGAGGGGCGGCTCCCCGGGGGAGCCGCCCCTCACGCATCACCGCTCAAAAAGACCTGCCGCTCAAAATCCCGCCGCTCAATGGCCCCTGCGCGGTGCGGGCGGCAGCGCGGCCGGGATGTGGTGCATCCCGGTGCCGTGCTGGCGTGCGCCCGGCTGCCAGACGGCCGTCGCCGACGTGGTCGGTCCGTGCTGCGCGGCGATCTGCCGCGCGGTGTGCGCCCCCGCGCTGTACGAGCTGTACGAGCCCGAGCTGAACGAGTTCGAACCGCGCCCGAGGCTCCCGAACGCCGTGAAGCCCAGGTTCTCCTCGCCGTGCCGGTCGCCGGGCAGGGTCCTGAACGATCTGACCCACTCGGCGTAGAGCGCGTCGTAGATCGGCGTGGCTGATGAGCCGCCCTGAGAATCCTGCACCGGTCGCGACGCCGGCACCTCTCTGCCCGAACGGATGGGGGAGCCCGAGGGAGGGACCGGCTGGAAGGGCCGGTGGCCGGGGACGTCGTAGGTGTGCACGTACGTGCCAACGACCCCGCCGCCCAACAGATGCGGCCGGCACGGTCATTTCACGGGTCGTCCGGAGTGATCGGCGCGCGCGGGGGCGCGACGGCGCGGGGAACCGCGCGGGCGGCCCTCGGCCGGTACCGGCCGCACACACCCGGTTCCCCGCCGAACGCCCGCGCGGCGCCCCGTCCTCAGTTCCCGCCGAGCCTGCGCACGGTGCCCTGCGGTGCGCTCACGTACCGGCGAGCGGCATCGCGGCCGCGACCAGCTTTCCGTTGGCCGCCGCCTTGTCGAGCGCGTCGCGCAGCAGGTCCTCCCGGGGCTGACGGCCGATCGAGCCGACCGGCGCCGCGAACAGGAGCACCTGCTGGTGCTTGTTGGCGGCGGCGCGCCAGCTGTCGGTGACCTGGAGCGCCTGGTGGGCCTGCCACCAGGCGACAGGTGAGCCGCCGCCGGTGCCCGGCTGGAGCACGGCGTGCAACTGGCCCGCCGCGAGCAGCACGGACCAGCCGTGCAGGACCGGCGGTACCGAGTTCAGCTCGATCGCGGGCATGAAGCCCTGCTCGATCAGCAGGGGCAGGAAGTCGTCGCCGATGTCGGTCGAGCCGGGTCGCACGATCGGGCCGGTCGGCTCGACGACGAGCGCCGGGTGCAACTCGCCGTTGATCAGCACGAGTCCGCTGGTGACACCGAGCACGGCCTGTTCGGGGGCGATGTCGGTGGGCGGGCCGTCGGGGTGGATGGAGCGGACGGCGCCCTGGAGTTGTTCCTCGGTGACCTGTACGACCTGCGAGGGCAGGCAGCTGGCGTGGGCGAAGGCGAGGACGGCGGTCTCGTCGCCGATGAACAGGACGGTGCTGGTGCGCTCCTGTTCCGAGTCGCCCGGGGTGCGGCACGACGTGCAGTCGTAACTGCCGGGGGCGTTCTCTCCGGCGAGCAGCCGGTCGGCTTCTTCGTCGCCGATCTCGGCGCGTACGTCGTCGCTGACGTCGAGCATGCGCGGCACGGTGGCTCCTCGGGATGCGGTGCGTGGCGGTGCCGGGTGGCTCCCGGCCCATGAATCGGGGGTTCCCGGCTCATGAAGATGTCAACGGGTGATCTGTGGCCGGAGTCACGCTCGAGAGCGAACGGAATCGAACCATCCGACGCCCAGGGTGAAGGCGCCCCCGGAATTGGTTACTCCCAGTCAACTTCAGCCAGCCCGAAGGAAGTTGATGGGGTGAACTGAGTCACAGATCGCATGAGGCGCAGGTCGACAAATCCGGAAATCACCCTATGAAGTGGGTGGCCGAAAATCGATGATACCCGCGGTAACGGCTAACTGGCCTCGAATGACAAAGAGTTGGTTGATATCGGGGCGCCCGGGTCCATAGGTTCCTGCGCTGTGTGCAACGAGCACCGCTCGGGTACGTCCGCCGGTTCGATCCGCAACGGATCACAGCACAGCCTCCGGTGGACGGGTCGGAGCACGAGGGCCGCGTCCTACGCGCAGGCCGTCGCGCCCCGTCCTGGGGGACCCCGGGTGTTTCGAGAGGGAACTACATGTCCGCATGTGCCGACAGCACTCACGAGAACAGTCATAAGGCTCGTACGGCGAACAGGACACGTACGACGGCGGTCCTCGCCGGGGCGGCACTGCTCGCCCCGCTCGGACTCCTCGCAGCGACCGGCCAGGCCGCCGCGGCCGACAGTGGAGTGTGGGACCGCATCGCCCAGTGCGAGAGCGGCGGCAACTGGCACATCAACACCGGCAACGGCTACTACGGGGGACTCCAGTTCTCCGCCGGCACATGGCGCGCCTACGGTGGCTCGGCGTACGCGCCGACCGCCGACCGGGCGTCCAGGGGCGCGCAGATAGCCGTCGCGAGCAAGGTCCAGAGCGCGCAGGGGTGGGGGGCCTGGCCCACCTGCTCGGCCCGAGCGGGGGCCTACGGAAGCGCGCCCGGCTCCCCGGGTGCCGGGTCGGCCACGGGCTCCGCGACCACCAGGTCGGCACCGAAGTCCGCGCCCGCGCCCCGGTCCGCCCCGGCGAAGCGGGAGCCGGCGAAGACGCCGGCCCGTCCGTCGGGCCATGTCGGCCGCGGTTCGTCCCGCGGCGACTACACCGTCCGCCAGGGCGACACCCTCAGTGCCATCGCCGCGCGGCACGGGACCACCTGGCGGAAGATCTACGCCGCCAACACGTCCGTCATCGGCGGTGATCCCGACCTGATCGTGCCCGGGCAGCGGCTCGACATCTGAGCCTCGCTCCCCCCTCGTCCCGGGCACGGAGCCCCGCCCGGTCGTCCGACCGGGTGGGGCCCCGGGCGTGCCGGGCGCGGCTGGGCGGGCGAGCGGGCCGGGGTGCTTAACGTGGCCCGATGTCCTTCATGCCGAGCGAGCGGAACCTGCCGACCACGCGGACCGCGGCCGGACCGCCGGGCGGACGGGTGCGGTACGCGGCCGTGGCCGCCGCCGCACTGGCCGCCCTCGTGCCCCAGAGCGCGGCCGCCGTGCCGCCGCCCCCGCTTCCGGGCCCCCGGGCCGCCCGGACGGCCTACGACTGCGCCAACGACGAGTGGCCCTGGACCTGTCTCGCCGAGTGCGAGAGCAGCGGGCACTGGCACGCGAACACCGGGAACGGCTACTACGGGGGCCTCCAGTTCTGGCAGTCCACCTGGGTCGCGTTCGGGGGACTCGCGTACGCTCCCCGCGCCGATCTCGCCACCCGCGCCCAGCAGATCAAGGTCGGCAAGAACGTGCAGGCGGTCCAGGGGTGGGGCGCCTGGCCCGAGTGTTCCCGGACGTACGGACTGCAGGGCCCCTTCCATGTGGTGAAGAGCGGCGAGACGCTTGCCTCGATCGCCCGCAAGTACCGGGTCAAGGGCGGCTGGCAGACCCTCTACACGGTCAACAGGAAGAAGATCGGCAGCAGTCCGAACCGGCTGGTCAAGGGCATCCGGCTCGTCATTCCGAAGGCCACGGGCGCCGCCCGGAGCGAGGCCCCCGCCCTGTTCGGCCCGTCCCTGGACCCGGCGGTGCGCCGCTCCGCGCCGCCGTCTCGGCCGCCTCTCCGCTGAACACGACCGCGCCGCGGCGCAGTTCATGGACGTACGTCGTCCGGCCCGTCCGCTCGCGCAGCCCCGGCGGCAGCCGCTGCTCGGCGACCACCACGCACGCGTCGAGGGCGCCGAGCAGCGCGTACGTCCGGGCCGCGACCGCCGGCGACATGCCCTGCGCGGGTTCGTCGACGAGCACCACGCGTACGCGGGCGGACAGGGCGCGGGAGAGGGCGAGCATGCGCTGTTCGCCGCCGGAGAGGGTGCCGGCGCGGCGGGGGAGGAGCGGGGCCAGCCGCGGGTAGGCGTCCAGGACGGCCGTGAGGTCGGCCCCCGCCAGCTCCAGGTTCTCCCGGACGGTCAGGGAACCGAACACGGCCCGGCGTTCCGGGACGAGGCACAGTCCGCGCCGGGCCCGCTCGTACGCGGGCAGGCGTGTCACGTCGGCGCCGTCCCAGACGACGGCGCCCGCGGACAGCGGCACGGCTCCCGCGAGGGCGCGCAGCACGGTCGTACGGCCGGAGCCGTTGCGGCCCAGCAGGACGGTGAGGCCGGGGCCGGGCGCGACCAGGGTCACGCCGTGCAGGGCCTCCATGGGCCCGTAGCGTACGCGCGCGTCGCGCAGGGCGATGCTCATCCGCCGGTCCTCGTGTCCAGGACGCGGTCGGCGGGCCCCGAGGCGACGATCCGCCCGGCCGCCATCACATGGACGGTGTGCGCCAGGTCGGCGACCAGATCGAGATCGTGCTCGACGACCAGGAGGGCCGTGCCGTCCGCGGCCAGCGCCCGCAGCACCCGGGCCAGCGCGGTGACCTCGGCGGCGTCCAGGCCGGCCGCCGGTTCGTCGAGCAGCAGCACCCGCGGGCTCCCGGCGAGCGCCCGGGCGAGTTCGACGCGCCGCAGCGTCCCGGTCGGCAGCCCCGCCGCGGGCAGTGAGCGCACCGGTCCGTCGAGACCGAGCAGCCGCAGTGTCCGCTCCACCGGCTCCGGACCGCAGGCGCGCCCCTGCTCGGCGCCCACGCGCACGTTCTCGGCCACGGTCAGCGACGGGAAGACCGCCAGTTGCTGAAAGGTCCGCGCGATCCCCAGCCGGGTCCGCGCGTGCGCGGCCAGCCGGGTGATGTCCCGCCCTCCCAGCAGCACCTGCCCGCCGGAGGGGCGCAGGGTCCCCGCGAGACAGTGGAAGAGGGTGCTCTTCCCGGCCCCGTTGGGCCCCACGACGGCCGTCACCCGTCCTGCCGGGATGTCGACGGAGACCCCGTCGAGAGCGGTGAACCCGCCGTACGCGACGCGCAGCCGACGGGCGGTCAGCGGGGACGGCGGAGCCGGGACCCGGCGCCCGGTGCCCTCCGCCGCCGGCCTCGTCGCACCGGGCCTGCCAGGAGACCCGGCCGTCACGGGGGGAGCCGGGGGCTCGGCCCGCGCCGGGCGGTCGGGCGGGCCGGCCGGTCCCGCGGGAGTCGGACCGGAGCCCGGCGCCGTGGACGCCGGTCCCGGTCGGGACGGGCGGCCCGGTCGCGGCTGCCGTGCGGGGGGCGCCTGCCGTGCCGGGCGCGCACTGTCCACCGGCCGCCGCGCGTCCGGCGGGTTGTCCGGCCCCCGGCCGCCCTCGCCCGGGCAGCGCGAGGCGGGCGGGCCTGAGCGGTCCGCGGGCGTGGTCGGCCCGGGTGGGCCGGAGTGGCTCAGGGCCTCGGCCGTCACGGGGAGCGCCGGGGGCTCGGATGTCCGGCCGGGGGCGGTCAGGGGCACCGCGCCCGTGGGTGCCCGCGGCGCGAGCGTCCCGGGCCGTGTCACGTCCGGCCGGAGCAGATACCGCCGCACGCGCTCTCCCAGGGGTGTCAGGGTGGCCCGGCGATGCAGCCGGAGCCGGGACGTCGTCGCCCGCAGAGCCGCGTAGGGGCCCTCGGGGAAGCGGCCGACGAGGACGGCGAGGAGACCGATCAGGGCGGCCGCCACCCCGCCGCGTGCCCCCGCGTCGAGCCCGACCAGCAGAGCCGCGGCGGCGAGCGCGCCGAGGACGCTGTCGGCACCGAGCACGACCACCGCCGCGAACCAGAGGAGGCCGCGCACGGGGTCGTACGCGGTGGCGTCGAAGGCGCGCACGCCCATGCCGAGCATGCCGCCGCCCAGCGCGGCCAGCGCGGCACCCGCGACGAACGCGGTCAGCTTCAGGGCCGGGACCCGGACGCCCGCCGCCGACGCGCCCGCCTCGTGGTCCCGCATGGCCGCCAGGGCACGGCCCGTCCGGCCCCGGCGCAGCGTGTGCGCGGCGAGCAGCGCGGCGGCCAGCAGGAGGAGTTCGAGTGCGTAGTACGCGCGGTCGTCGCCGAACCCGGCCGGGCGGGCCAGGGAGAGGCCGGACACCGCGTACGGCTGCGCGAAGACGAAGCGGCTGACGCCCACGCCCACCGCGAAGGTGGCCACCGCGAGCGCCAGGCCGTGCCGTTCGATGGCCGGCCACCCGGTCAGTACACCGAGCGGGGCCACCAGGAGCACGGCCACCGCCAGCGCGGCCAGTTCGGGCAGCCGCGGCACCCCGGGGAAGCGGCCCGCGGCCAGCAGCGCCGTGAAGAGGGCGCCCAGACCGGCGTACGCGGCCTGCCCCAGCGAGATCTGGCCACCGCGGCCGGTGACCACGACCAGGGACAGCAGGACGACGCCGAGCGCGGGCACCTGCACCGACGTGTGCAGGTCCGAGCCGGCGAAGCCGAGGGGCAGCAGGAACAGGACGACGGCGACGGCCCACGTCCCGGACGGTGTCCGCACGCGGGCCGGCGCCGTGCGCGGGAGCGCGTCGCGGGTGCCGATGCCGGGCAGCACGAGCGCGGCGACCAGCAGCGCGACCACGAAGAGATTGGCGCCGACGGCCTGGAGCAGCGGCTCCGCCCAGCCCGAGGGGTGCAGCCGGGTCAACTGGCTCTGGGCGACACCGATGCCGAGGGCGACGGCGACGGCGACCGGGAGACTGCGCATCCGGGCCGCCACGGCGACCGCCATCACCTCCATGACGAGCAGCGGCAGCCCGTACGGATCGAGCCGCACGTACGGTGCGAGGAGCACGCCGGTCAGGCCCGCCGTGAACGAGCCGAAGGCCCAGCCCGCCGCGGCCACCCGGTCCGCGTCGATCCCGCCGAGCACCGCGAGCGGGCGGTCGTCGACGACGGCCCGCAGTTCCGTGCCGAAGCGGGTCCAGCGTGTCACCGCGCCCACGCCCGCCACCAGCGCCGCGGCCACCGCCAACTGCCCCCATGGATCGGCCGACACCAGCGTCGGCGCGTCCGCCCGCGCCCCGGTTCCCCACACCAGCGCCGCCCCGCCGACCAGCAGCACGAACACGCCGATGGAGGCGACGAGGGTCTGCGCCGGGTCGCCGCCGAGGAGGGACAGCGGGCGGAAGACGAAGCGCTCCAGGGCCATGCCGATGGCCGGGGCGACCAGCAGCAGGGTCACCGAGGCGCCGAGCGCGAGCGGCCAGCCCCACTCGACCGTGAACTGGCGCAGCAGATACGCGCACACCATCGCGATCGCGCCGTGCGCGAAGTTGAGCACGCCGGTGGCGCGGTAGGTGACGACGAGCCCGATCCCGGTGAGCGCGGCGGCACCGCCGACCGAGAGCCCGGCGAGAGTGAGGTCGTACGTCAGCGAGGACATCAGTCGTCCGGATCGCGGGACGGGTCATCGGGAGCGGCCGGGAGACCGAGTGCGGACGGGCGTTCGGCGAGAGGGGGCCCGCCGACGACGGGGGAGGGCGGCCCGGCGGCGGTGGGGTCGTCGTCGGCGTCCGGCTCGCAGATCGGGCACGGCCCCAGGTCACCGCTCGCCAGGACGCGCGAGTCGACCGGTGCGGCCTCCGGCTTCCCGGCGACCAGGGGGCAGTCCGCGCGGTGGTACAGAGTGCCGCCGGGCACCATGCGGAGCTCGCCGCTGACGGCGACGGGCGCGGCGGTCGCCGCCTGCGCCGCATCCTCGGCGTCGGCGGACCCGGCGGCCACCAGCAGCCCGTACAGCTCTTCGACGCGGGCCGCCGCCGTCGCGTTCCTGCCGTGCGTGAGCAGCACCGCGCCCGCGATGATCAGCGCGGCGCCGGGCACGGTGCAGGAGGCGAGGTAGGGCAGCTGGCGCTCCGCGTACCGCTCGCCGGAGATGCCGTACCAGCCGATGAAACACAGCACCGCCCCCGCGGCGAGCGCGGCCCAGCCGGCCCACAGGACGGGGTGCACGGTCCGCAGTCGAGCTGTCCGCATCCGGACTCCCACACGTCGTGTATCTGTCCATGTCAGCCAATGGCTTGCACTATGCCTCCTGGAAGCTGACCCTGAAAGCACCGGGTGCACCTGGCCCGGACCGACACCCGGTGGTGAGCCAGATGGTTCTCGGGAGCGACCTCAGGCGGGGGAACGCCAGGGGAGTGGTGGCGACGGCGGTCCTCGTCCTCGCCGCGGCCCTCACAGCGTGCAGCGACGACAGCGGAGGCGCGAGTTCGGCTCCGCCCACCCCCTCCGTCGAGCATTCGACCAGCGCTCGGCCCAGCGCCACGGCTCCGGCCGACCCGGCGGCGGCCCAGAAGGAGATCAAGCAGAACTGGGAGAAGTTCTTCGACCCGGCCGTCTCCGCGAAGGAGAAGCAGGCCGTCCTGGAGAACGGCGACCAGATGGCGCAGGTGCTGAAGGGCTTCAACGGCGACCAGCGCGGTCAGCAGGTGAAGGCGAAGGTCGAGAAGATCGAGTTCACCTCGCCGACCGGGGCCGACGTGACCTACACGCTGACCCTCAAGGGCGCCACCGCCCTGCCGAACGCCTCCGGGACGGCCGTCGAGCAGAACGGCACCTGGAAGGTCTCCGTCAACACGCTCTGCGCGCTGGTCCAGCTCAGCGGCGACGCGTCGTCGAGTGCCGCCCCGGGCTGCTGAGCAGCGGTGCGGCGCACAGCGACCGGCGCCGCCGTCGCGGGACTGCTGCTCCTGGTGGGCACCGCCTGCGGCAGCCGGCTCCCCGAGAGCGACTTCGGGAACCGGGCCACGCCCACTCCCCGTCAGGCCGCCGCGCCGATCCGCGTCGGCATCATCAGCAGCGCCACCAGCCCCGTCGGCGGCTCCGCGTTCACCGGACCGCGGGACGGGGCCAAGGCCTACTTCGACCGGCTCGACGCCCGGGGCGGCATCGGCGGGCGGCCGGTCGAGGTGCGGCTGTGCGACGACGGCGGCAGCGGCGTCGGCGACAACACGTGCGTGCACCGGCTGATCGACGAGGACAAGGTCGTCGCCCTCGTCGCCACCACCGCGCTCGACTACGCGGGCGCCCCCCAGGTGTCCCACGCGCGCGTGCCCGACATCGGCGGCCAGCCCATCGGCCCCGCGTACGACACCTATCCGCATCTCTACGGGATCTACGGCAGCCTCGCGCCGCGCGACGGCACGCCGGGCTGGGGCGGCACCCTGTACGGCGGCACCGAGGTCTACCGCTACTTCAAGCGCGTCCAGGGCGCCCGCGCGGCCGCCGTCGTCTCCTACAACCAGTCCGCGTCCGCCGCCTACGCCAGGCTGGTCACCCAGGGGCTCAGGGCCGAGGGCTACCGGGTCGTCACCGAGCAGGTCGACTTCGCGCTGCCCGACTTCCGGGCCGCGGCGGCCGACCTGAAGGCCCAGGGCGCCGACCTCGTCTTCGACGCCCTCGACACCCACGGCAACGCCCGGCTCTGCAAGGCCATGGACGATGTCGGCGCCCACGTCATCGCCAAGGTCACCAACGTCCAGAACTGGACGTCCACCGTGCCCGAGGACTACAAGGACGCGCCGCGCTGCCGCAACGCGCTGTGGGCCACGGGGTCCAGCCGCAACTACGAGGACACCGGCGACGCCGCCGTACGGGAGTTCCGCGACGCCACCGAGGGGCTGAAGTCCCCTTCCCAGTGGCAACTGGAGGGATGGGCGGCCGCACGGTGGTTCACGGACGCGGCGAAGTCCTGCGCCCCGGCGGAGATCACGCGCGCGTGCGTCGACGCGTACATGGACCGGGGCAGGCCCTACTCGGCCGGCGGGCTGCTGATCCCCGTCACCTACGAGCGGCTGGCCAAGCCGCCGAAGACGCGCCGCGCCTGCCTCTCGGTGGCCCGCTGGCGCGACGGCAGGGGCTGGGTCTCCCAGGGGGACATGAACACGAACTGCTTCGACGTACCGCAGATCCCCTACCGCCCGTGAGGGCCGCCGCCGTCCCCGGGGCTCCCGGGCTCCGTTCCGGAGCGCCGTCCCGGACCCGGCCGCCGCTCCTCGGCCGCCGGAGGGGCCGGCGGCTTTCTCCGTTCTCCCGTCTCCTTGCGGACCGTAGCTGTCCGCAAGGGCTGGCAGACTCGGCGGCATGTTGGAGACATCCGCACGGCTGCTGCGCCTGCTCTCGCTGCTCCAGGCCCATCGCGAATGGTCGGGCGCGGATCTCGCCGGGCGGCTGGGCGTCACCCCGCGCACGGTCCGCCGTGACGTGGACCGGCTGCGCGAGCTGGGCTATCCCGTCAACGCGAGCCCGGGTACGGGCGGCGGCTACCAGCTCGGTGCGGGGGCCGAGCTGCCGCCGCTGCTCCTGGACGACGACGAGGCCGTCGCCGTGGCCGTCGGACTGCGCACGGCGGCCGGGCAGGGCATCGAGGGCATCGGCGAGTCCTCCGTGCGCGCCCTCGCCAAGCTGGAACAGGTCCTGCCGAGCCGGCTGCGGCGCAGGGTCGGCGCCCTGAACGCCTTCACCGTGCCGATGCTGCGCGGTCCGCAGCCCTCGGCCGTCGACCCCACGGTCCTCATCGAGCTGGCCAACGCCTGCCGCGACAGCGAGCGGCTGCGTTTCGAGTACCGGGACCACGCGGGCTCCTCGACGCGCCGCACCGTCGAGCCGTACCGGCTGGTGTGCACCGAGCACCGCTGGTACCTGGTCGCCTGGGACGTCGACCGCGACGACTGGCGTACGTTCCGGGCCGACCGCGTCGCGCCCCGGCCGCCGCACGGACCGCGCTTCACGCCCCGTACGCCACCGGCCGGGAACCTGGCCGAGTACGTCTCCAAGGGCGTCTCCACCCGGGCCTACGCCACGAACGCCGTCGTGCGGCTGCTGGTGCCGCTGGAGGAGGCGGCCGCGCGGGTCTCCCCCTCGGCCGGGACGCTGGAGGCCGATGGCCCGGACC
This genomic interval carries:
- a CDS encoding transglycosylase family protein; this translates as MSACADSTHENSHKARTANRTRTTAVLAGAALLAPLGLLAATGQAAAADSGVWDRIAQCESGGNWHINTGNGYYGGLQFSAGTWRAYGGSAYAPTADRASRGAQIAVASKVQSAQGWGAWPTCSARAGAYGSAPGSPGAGSATGSATTRSAPKSAPAPRSAPAKREPAKTPARPSGHVGRGSSRGDYTVRQGDTLSAIAARHGTTWRKIYAANTSVIGGDPDLIVPGQRLDI
- a CDS encoding LysM peptidoglycan-binding domain-containing protein, giving the protein MSFMPSERNLPTTRTAAGPPGGRVRYAAVAAAALAALVPQSAAAVPPPPLPGPRAARTAYDCANDEWPWTCLAECESSGHWHANTGNGYYGGLQFWQSTWVAFGGLAYAPRADLATRAQQIKVGKNVQAVQGWGAWPECSRTYGLQGPFHVVKSGETLASIARKYRVKGGWQTLYTVNRKKIGSSPNRLVKGIRLVIPKATGAARSEAPALFGPSLDPAVRRSAPPSRPPLR
- a CDS encoding ABC transporter ATP-binding protein; this translates as MSIALRDARVRYGPMEALHGVTLVAPGPGLTVLLGRNGSGRTTVLRALAGAVPLSAGAVVWDGADVTRLPAYERARRGLCLVPERRAVFGSLTVRENLELAGADLTAVLDAYPRLAPLLPRRAGTLSGGEQRMLALSRALSARVRVVLVDEPAQGMSPAVAARTYALLGALDACVVVAEQRLPPGLRERTGRTTYVHELRRGAVVFSGEAAETAARSGAPPGPGTGRTGRGPRSGRRPWPSE
- a CDS encoding ABC transporter permease subunit encodes the protein MSSLTYDLTLAGLSVGGAAALTGIGLVVTYRATGVLNFAHGAIAMVCAYLLRQFTVEWGWPLALGASVTLLLVAPAIGMALERFVFRPLSLLGGDPAQTLVASIGVFVLLVGGAALVWGTGARADAPTLVSADPWGQLAVAAALVAGVGAVTRWTRFGTELRAVVDDRPLAVLGGIDADRVAAAGWAFGSFTAGLTGVLLAPYVRLDPYGLPLLVMEVMAVAVAARMRSLPVAVAVALGIGVAQSQLTRLHPSGWAEPLLQAVGANLFVVALLVAALVLPGIGTRDALPRTAPARVRTPSGTWAVAVVLFLLPLGFAGSDLHTSVQVPALGVVLLSLVVVTGRGGQISLGQAAYAGLGALFTALLAAGRFPGVPRLPELAALAVAVLLVAPLGVLTGWPAIERHGLALAVATFAVGVGVSRFVFAQPYAVSGLSLARPAGFGDDRAYYALELLLLAAALLAAHTLRRGRTGRALAAMRDHEAGASAAGVRVPALKLTAFVAGAALAALGGGMLGMGVRAFDATAYDPVRGLLWFAAVVVLGADSVLGALAAAALLVGLDAGARGGVAAALIGLLAVLVGRFPEGPYAALRATTSRLRLHRRATLTPLGERVRRYLLRPDVTRPGTLAPRAPTGAVPLTAPGRTSEPPALPVTAEALSHSGPPGPTTPADRSGPPASRCPGEGGRGPDNPPDARRPVDSARPARQAPPARQPRPGRPSRPGPASTAPGSGPTPAGPAGPPDRPARAEPPAPPVTAGSPGRPGATRPAAEGTGRRVPAPPSPLTARRLRVAYGGFTALDGVSVDIPAGRVTAVVGPNGAGKSTLFHCLAGTLRPSGGQVLLGGRDITRLAAHARTRLGIARTFQQLAVFPSLTVAENVRVGAEQGRACGPEPVERTLRLLGLDGPVRSLPAAGLPTGTLRRVELARALAGSPRVLLLDEPAAGLDAAEVTALARVLRALAADGTALLVVEHDLDLVADLAHTVHVMAAGRIVASGPADRVLDTRTGG
- a CDS encoding ABC transporter substrate-binding protein — protein: MRRTATGAAVAGLLLLVGTACGSRLPESDFGNRATPTPRQAAAPIRVGIISSATSPVGGSAFTGPRDGAKAYFDRLDARGGIGGRPVEVRLCDDGGSGVGDNTCVHRLIDEDKVVALVATTALDYAGAPQVSHARVPDIGGQPIGPAYDTYPHLYGIYGSLAPRDGTPGWGGTLYGGTEVYRYFKRVQGARAAAVVSYNQSASAAYARLVTQGLRAEGYRVVTEQVDFALPDFRAAAADLKAQGADLVFDALDTHGNARLCKAMDDVGAHVIAKVTNVQNWTSTVPEDYKDAPRCRNALWATGSSRNYEDTGDAAVREFRDATEGLKSPSQWQLEGWAAARWFTDAAKSCAPAEITRACVDAYMDRGRPYSAGGLLIPVTYERLAKPPKTRRACLSVARWRDGRGWVSQGDMNTNCFDVPQIPYRP
- a CDS encoding helix-turn-helix transcriptional regulator, with the translated sequence MLETSARLLRLLSLLQAHREWSGADLAGRLGVTPRTVRRDVDRLRELGYPVNASPGTGGGYQLGAGAELPPLLLDDDEAVAVAVGLRTAAGQGIEGIGESSVRALAKLEQVLPSRLRRRVGALNAFTVPMLRGPQPSAVDPTVLIELANACRDSERLRFEYRDHAGSSTRRTVEPYRLVCTEHRWYLVAWDVDRDDWRTFRADRVAPRPPHGPRFTPRTPPAGNLAEYVSKGVSTRAYATNAVVRLLVPLEEAAARVSPSAGTLEADGPDRCVLRTGAASLDVMVIHVMLMGFEFEVLEPAELGDAIRTARDLLSRALERPGPGGPPDAARVP